The genomic segment TGGAGAACGAGGAGTGGTTGCGCTCGGTGCGGTCCGGCGAGTACCTCAAGTTCTACGATCAATGGTACTCCAAGCAGGGCCGAACCTGAGAACCTGGACGTTCCTTAACCTTATGGCGAGAAGACAGATCTATTTTACGCTGCTCATCCTGTGGGTGGCGGTTACGTTTCTGCTGACCTCCATCCCCAACCCGCGGTTCGAGGTTCCTTTCGCGTATGCCGACAAGGTCGCCCACTTCGGCATCTACGGCGTGATGGGGTTCCTCTGCGCCCTTTGGCGGAGGGAGTCCGGCAGACCGGCAAGAGGGGCGGCCCTGACCGCCCTGTTCGTCGTCGCCCTCGTCGGTGCCGTGGACGAGATCCACCAGTATTGGATTCCGGGGCGGTCGATGACGTTCTTCGACTGGCTCTCTGACGCCGCTGGCGGCGGCATGGGCGCCCTGCTCGCCGCTTTTCTACCCCACCTGCTCCCGTTTTTACTGACTGAATAGCCATTCATTTTTTTGTTGATTCCCCCAAGGCTATCCGGTATCATTCCCCTGTTTTTAGAGACCGTAGTACTCACTTGTCCCGGAGGTGCGGCGTGAAGATTCTGGTGGCGATCAAGCCCGTCCCCAACCCGGACGAGAAGGTGAAGATCCGGCCGGACGGGAGCGGGATCAACCTCGACAACATCAAGATGGTGATCAACCCGTTCTGCGAGATCGCGGTGGAGGAAGCGCTTCGGATCAAGGAGAAGCAGGGCGGCGAAGTGGCGATCCTCACGGTCGGGCCCAAGGAGGGCGAGCAGCAGATGCGCACCGCGCTGGCGATGGGCGCCGACCGGGCGATCCTGGTGGAGACTTCGATGGGGCTGGACAGCCTCGCTGTGGCGAAGTACATGGCCAAGGCCATCGAGCAGGAAAAGCCGGACCTGGTCCTCATGGGCAAGCAGGCGGTCGATGACGACAACAACCAGGTCGGCCAGATCCTTGCCGCCTTGTTGAACTGGCCCCAGGCCACGTTTGCCTCCAAGGTGGAGTTCCTCGAGGGAAACAAGAAAGCTCGCGTGGGAAGGGAGACGGACGGAGGGATCGAGACCATCGAGGTGCCCCTCCCCTGTGTGGTGACGACCGACCTGCGGCTGAACGAGCCCCGCTACGCGTCGCTCCCCGGGATCATGAAGGCGAAGAAGAAGGAGCTCAAGGTGATCCCCGGCGCCTCGCTGGGTGTTGACGCGTCGCCGAGGGTTCGCGTGCTCTTCCTCGCCCCGCCCAGGGAGCGGGCCGGCGGGAGGAAGGTGGCCGACGTCGCCGAGCTGGTCGCCTTGCTTTCGAACGAAGCCAAAGTTCTATAACTTTACGGCAGGGACGTTCTTAAACTTTTTAATGGAGAATGCCCCATATGGGGATGGAAAGTTTAAGAACGTCCCCGATGTTAAGTTATTCAGGAGGATAAGGGAGATGGCGGACATCCTGGTCGTGGTGGAGCACCAGGAAGGGGCTTTCAAGAAAACCACCCTGGCGACGATCACGGCGGCAAAGACGTATGCCGGCCTGGCCGGCGGAGAGGTCGATGCCCTTGTCTTGGGGGACGGCGTTGCCGCGGTGTCGGACACGGTGGCGGGATACGGCGTGCGCAAGGTGCTGCTGGGGGAGAGTGCGGCGGTCGGGAAATACCTCGCGGTGGCCTATGCGCCCGCAGTGGCCCAGGTGGTCAAGGAAAAGGGGTACGGCGCGGTGTTCGCCCCGGCGTCCACGTTCGGAAAGGACTTCATGCCGCGCCTGTCGGGGCTTTTGGACGCCCCGCTGGCCAGCGACATCGTCGGGCTGACGAAGGACGGGGACAAGCTCCGCGTCCAACGCCCGTTGTACGCAGGGAACGCGATCGCGACGGTGGAGCTTTCCGGGAGCCCGCTGCTCTTCACCGTGCGGCAGACGGCATTCGACCCGGCTCCGGCGGCCGGGGCAAAGGCGCCGGTGGAAAAAGTTTCCGTGTCGGTCGACGCGGGCGGGAGCGCCTTCGTGTCCCGCCAGGAGACCAAATCCGAGCGGCCGGAGCTGACCGATGCCCGGGTGGTCGTCTCCGCGGGTCGCGGGATCAAGGCGCAGGAGAATTTCAAGTTGGTCGAGGATCTCGCCGACCTGTTCCACGCGGCGATCGGAGCATCGCGCGCGGCGGTCGACGCGGGGTGGGCGCCCAACGACTGGCAGGTGGGGCAGACGGGCAAGATCGTGGCACCCGAGCTCTACATTGCGCTGGGGATCTCCGGGGCCATCCAGCACCTGGCGGGGATGAAGGACTCCAAGGTGATCGTGGCGATCAACAAGGACGAGGAGGCGCCGATCTTCCAGGTGGCCGACTACGGGCTGGTGGCCGACCTCTTCAAGGCGGTGCCGGAGATGATCACAGCGATTAAAAAGTTGAAATCCGCTTAATTTCCGATACATTTATATCTACGTACCCACAGGGGGCCGGGTCCTCCCGTCCACGTGGGCGTTTTTTATTATGAATGACGAGGAGGTTCGTTTCATGCCCGATTCGAACGCTCATGGGGATTTTCTCTCGCGTCTGAAGAAGAAAAAATTCACGGCCGCCGTGATCGGCCTTGGGTATGTGGGTCTTCCCCTGGCGATGGAATATACAAGGGCCGGCATTCCGGTGATCGGAATCGATCTGGACGGGGAGAAGATCCGGATGATCCGCGCGGGAAATTCCTACATCAAGGACGTATCCTCCGCGTCCGTACGTGAAGCCGTGAGAGCCGGGCTGTTTCGGGTAACCTCCGATTTTTCGGCGCTTGCCGAAACGGACACGGTCAACATCTGCGTCCCCACCCCACTCAACAAGACGAGGGACCCCGACCTTTCCTACGTCGTCAACGCGGCCGAGCAGGTCGCGAAATACATGCACAAGGACATGCTGATCGTCCTGGAGAGCACCACGTATCCGGGTACTACCGAGGAAGTTCTCGCCCCGATCTTCGAGGCGAAGGGGTGGAAGGTTGGTCGGGATATCTTCCTGGCCTTCTCGCCGGAGCGTGTGGACCCCGGGAACCCGAGGTTCACGACGCGGAACATCCCCAAGGTGGTCGGGGGGGTGACGCCAGGATGTACGGCGGTGGCGGCTGCGCTCTACACCGGAGTGCTGGAAAAAGTCCATCCGGTTTCGAAGGCCCGCGTGGCGGAAATGACCAAGCTCCTGGAAAACACCTTCCGCTCGGTCAATATCGCATTGGTGAATGAAATCGCCATCATGTGTGACCGGATGGGAATCGATGTATGGGAAGTTATCGACGCTGCCAAGACCAAGCCGTTCGGGTTTATTCCGTTTTACCCGGGGCCGGGGATCGGGGGGCATTGCATTCCGCTCGATCCCTTCTATCTGTCCTGGAAAGCCAAGCAGTTCGGATTCGAATCGCGATTCATCGAGCTTGCGGGCGTGATCAACCGCCAAATGCCGCACTTTGTCGTCGACAAGGTCGTTGAGGCGTTGAATCGGTTCAAGAAATCCGTAAATGGGGCGAAGATCCTCATACTGGGCGTAGCCTACAAAAAAAACATCAGCGATGTGCGGGAATCTCCAGCGCTCGATATCATCCAGTTCCTGGCAAACAGGGGGGCCGAGCTGTCGTATTGCGACCCGTACGTCCCACGCCTGGACGAGCCGGGAATCCGGTTGAAGGCGGACAAGCTTACGGTAACCGCGCTCAAAAAAGCCGACTGCGCGGTAGTGGTGACCGACCACGACCTTTTCAATTACGGGATGATCCTGCGGGAGTCGAAGATCGTCGTAGATACCCGCAACGCCCTCAAGGGCCGCAACGGCAACAAGGTCATCAAACTTTAACCCGCAAAACTTTCACCCGGGGACGTTCTTAAACTTTTTAATACTGTCCCTTAACGTAATTGGCAGGGATTAAAAGTTTTAAGAACGTCCCTAACTTTTTGGAGGGCGGATGGTCTACCTTGTGACCGGCGGCGCGGGGTTCATCGGGTCGAATCTGGCGGAAGCCCTTTTATCAGCTGGGCATAAAGTGCGAATTCTAGATAACTTCCTCACCGGGAAGCGAAAGAACATCGCCGGGTTTACTGAAACGTTCGGCGGTGCCTTCGAATTGATCGAAGGCGATCTCCGGGAACTTACGACGATGCGCAAGGCCGCGGATGGCGTCGAGTATATCCTCCACCAGGGGGCGCTTCCCTCGGTGCCTCGCTCGGTCGCGGACCCCGCCCTTTCCAACGAGATCAACGTGGGGGGCACGGTCAATCTGCTGATCGCGGCTCGGGACGCCGGTGTCCGCCGGGTCGTGTTTGCCGCTTCCTCTTCTGTGTACGGCGACACCCCTGAACTTCCCAAGCGAGAGTCGATGACGCCCAATCCGAAGAGCCCCTACGCAGCGCAGAAACTCGCAGGCGAGCACTACATGCGGATCTTCTACGAGGTTTACGGCCTGGAGACGGTCTCGCTGCGCTACTTCAACATATTTGGCCCACGGCAGGATCCGGAGTCGATGTACGCGGCGGTCATCCCGAGATTCATCATGTGCGTCCTCTCCGGCAAGGTCCCCACGGTATACGGAGACGGTCTTCAGACGCGCGACTTCACGTACATCGACAACGTTGTGGAGGCGAACCTTTTGGCCTGCAATGCGCCCAAGGCGGCGTGCGGCAAGGTTTTCAACATCGCCTGCGGGGAGAGAGTCTCGCTCATCGACATCCTGGAGATTGTCTACGGGCTGGCGGCGCGCCGGGTGACCCCGACATTCGAGTCGTCGCGGCCCGGCGACGTCCGCGACTCCCTCGCCGACATCTCCCTTGCAAAAAATCTGTTAGGATATACCCCGAATGTTGCCTTTCCGGTCGGTCTTTCCCGCACGTTCGACTACTTCCGGGGGGCCGATCGTTAACCCCGTAAGGAGCCGCCATGAAAAGAGAAACTATATATGCGTCGCTGGTGGGATGCGCCTTTTTTTGCCTGATTGCCTACGGTTCCTACTGGTACTTTTCGCCTGCTGAACAGACCGGCAATTCGACGATGGAGGAGGGGCCTGCTTCACGAAAGGCCGTCGGCGCTATCCCCACCGCCGGGAACGAGCCGGCGCCCCTCATGGAGAAATCCTCCGCGCCGGACAACGCTACGCCCGCTACTGCGGAGGTTCTCCGAACCACTCCGGCCGCTCCAGATTCGAATGCTGCCGGCCGTTCAACCGTAGAGACGGACACTCTTGAGAATGAGGGAACCCGTCAGAAATTCGGGCTAAGGGGAAAGGCGGCGCAGAGGAGGAACGAGGAAAAAGGGGTCCAAAGGGAGGGAAGAAGAAAGAGGGGGCCGGCCGAAGACGACTAGTCTCAAAAGCAAAGGGACGTTCTTAAACTTTTTAATCGCTCAATTCCACCGATACCAATTTTCAAATGGCGTGCTCATTGCTTCCCTTGCCGGTATGGCAAGGCGACCGCGTATCGATTTCCCAGGCGCGTTTCATCATGTGTACGCAAGGGGAATCGAGAAAAGGGACATCTTTCTGGATCGTAACGACAGGGAGGGGCTGCGCCGAAGGATTCTCGGCAATTTAACCCGCTTCAACGCTTGTTGTCTGGCATGGGCTTTCATGCCGAATCACTTCCACCTTCTCTATCACAGCAGAACAGGGAATCTTGTCGATTTCATGCGGTGCCTGATGTCGGGATACTCGCTCTACTTCAATCGAAAATATGAGAGGGTGGGTCATCTTTTTCAGAATCGATATAAATCTTCCGTGATCGACACGGAGCGTTATCTGCTGGAGCTGATCCGGTATATACACCTGAATCCGGTGCGTTCGGGCTTGGTATCGTCGGTGGAAACGCTGTCCCGATATCCGTGGACGGGACATTATGAAATCATGGCATCCGGCAGGTTGCCATGGGAAGAATATCAATTCATTCGGGAATTTTTTACATCGGAATATTTGCCGGGCGTGGATATCTACCTTGCTTTTCTTGAGGAAGGCCGATGCACTCGCTCTGGAGAGTTCTCGTTCGAGGAAGCAGTAACGCAGGCGAAGGAAATTCGTGGTGCGTCGATTGAAAATTCCCCGGCAGGGGATACGGATGGCTCGCATCGGACATTTTTAGACATCGTCAGTAAAGTGTCCTGCAAATTTGCGGTGTCCCAAGACCGGATATTGGACGGTCGGCGTGACCGCTTATCCTCCCTCGCACGGAGAGAGATCCTGAAAAGATGTGTCATGGAAAAGGGGATGACTCGGCAATCCGTCTGCGAATGGCTGGGGATCACCGGAGCGGGAGGTTTATACCTCTTGAAGGCGATGGACCATGCCGACGCGAACAGATCGATCTTGACCAGGGGCAGGGATTAAAAAGTTTAAGAACGTCCCTGGGTTTAAGTAATTTTTCGGCTTACGATGATGAACGCCGAGTGGGAGAACATCCACTGGACGGGGCGGACGGACTGGCCCTTGACGTGCCAGGGGCGGTGGATCACCTCGAAAACTTCCGGCTCGGTAAAGGAACCCTGCTCGGCGACCGCGTCGACCATCTGCTTGACCTGCAGCGTGGAAGGGAGATAGGAAAGAAGGATCCCTCCCGGAACGAGCGCTTCGTGGGCGTGCGGCACAACGCGCCACGGCTCCGGCAGGTCAAGGACGATCCGGTCCACGTTCCTTTCCTCGATTCCCTGGTAGATGTCGCGAACCTTGACCTCGAGATTCGGGCAATCCCCCAGGAAGCGCGACACGGTCTTCTTCCCGCTCTCCGCGAAGTCCTCCCGGATCTCATAGGAGACGATGTGTCCCGTGTGCCCAACCGCCTCCAGCAGCTTGATCGTCAGCGCTCCCCATCCGATGCCTGCCTCGATAACAATCGCGCCCGGGAAGATGTCCGCCCACAGCAGGATCGGCCCGATATCCTTGGGGTAGATGATCTGCGCGTGCCGCTTCAGGTTGAGGATGTACTGGTTGAAGGTAGGCCGGAATACGCGGTACCCGGTCCCCCGTGCCGTCCACACACGGCTCCCGTCCGGCTTGCCGATGATGTCGTCATGAAGGATGTTTCCCTTGTGCGTCCCGAAAGGTTTCCCCGGCGTCAGGGTAAGCAGGTGCTCCTCGCCCTTCGGGTCGACCAGGACGATGTCCTCCCCTGCCCGCAGGAGGCCTTTGGGACTGCGTCCGTTCACTGCGCGCTCCTTTTCCGATCCCGCCCCTGGCTGACCATCTCCTTCAGCCGGCAGAATCCGCAGACTTCCGCGAACGTTGGCGCACCGCAAGTCGCGCACAGGCCGGGAACAGAGTTTTCAAGAACGTCCCTGTTTTTGTCGTCGGAGTTTTGAAGAACGCCCCTGTTTTTGTCGAGGAATCCCTGGTAGAAGCGACGGCGGGTTCCCGGCATCTTCTCCTCGATCATGGAGAGCGCTTCCTTGTAGATGAGCGAGGTGGCGTCGAAGCTCAAAGGGCACTCCTCGGTCACGTAGTCGATCCCCTTCAGGAAGCCGTACGCCGCCGTCTCCATCTCGCTCACCCGCCACAGCGGCTTGACCTTCCGCACGAGCCCCTCGGCAACCTCGGGGAGCAAGGGGTGCTGGCGGGAGAGGTGGTCGCGATCCCAGTGGAGCAGGTTCCCGAGCAGCCGCGCCGCCTCGTCGTCGAGGTTGTGCCCCGTGGCGACGACCGTGAAGCCCCGCCGGGCCGCGATCCGGTTGAAGAAGTACCGCTTCACCGTACCGCAGACCGAGCACTCTTC from the Deltaproteobacteria bacterium RBG_16_64_85 genome contains:
- a CDS encoding electron transfer flavoprotein subunit beta — protein: MKILVAIKPVPNPDEKVKIRPDGSGINLDNIKMVINPFCEIAVEEALRIKEKQGGEVAILTVGPKEGEQQMRTALAMGADRAILVETSMGLDSLAVAKYMAKAIEQEKPDLVLMGKQAVDDDNNQVGQILAALLNWPQATFASKVEFLEGNKKARVGRETDGGIETIEVPLPCVVTTDLRLNEPRYASLPGIMKAKKKELKVIPGASLGVDASPRVRVLFLAPPRERAGGRKVADVAELVALLSNEAKVL
- a CDS encoding electron transfer flavoprotein subunit beta, translated to MADILVVVEHQEGAFKKTTLATITAAKTYAGLAGGEVDALVLGDGVAAVSDTVAGYGVRKVLLGESAAVGKYLAVAYAPAVAQVVKEKGYGAVFAPASTFGKDFMPRLSGLLDAPLASDIVGLTKDGDKLRVQRPLYAGNAIATVELSGSPLLFTVRQTAFDPAPAAGAKAPVEKVSVSVDAGGSAFVSRQETKSERPELTDARVVVSAGRGIKAQENFKLVEDLADLFHAAIGASRAAVDAGWAPNDWQVGQTGKIVAPELYIALGISGAIQHLAGMKDSKVIVAINKDEEAPIFQVADYGLVADLFKAVPEMITAIKKLKSA
- a CDS encoding UDP-N-acetyl-D-glucosamine dehydrogenase; the protein is MPDSNAHGDFLSRLKKKKFTAAVIGLGYVGLPLAMEYTRAGIPVIGIDLDGEKIRMIRAGNSYIKDVSSASVREAVRAGLFRVTSDFSALAETDTVNICVPTPLNKTRDPDLSYVVNAAEQVAKYMHKDMLIVLESTTYPGTTEEVLAPIFEAKGWKVGRDIFLAFSPERVDPGNPRFTTRNIPKVVGGVTPGCTAVAAALYTGVLEKVHPVSKARVAEMTKLLENTFRSVNIALVNEIAIMCDRMGIDVWEVIDAAKTKPFGFIPFYPGPGIGGHCIPLDPFYLSWKAKQFGFESRFIELAGVINRQMPHFVVDKVVEALNRFKKSVNGAKILILGVAYKKNISDVRESPALDIIQFLANRGAELSYCDPYVPRLDEPGIRLKADKLTVTALKKADCAVVVTDHDLFNYGMILRESKIVVDTRNALKGRNGNKVIKL
- a CDS encoding Vi polysaccharide biosynthesis protein VipB/TviC — its product is MVYLVTGGAGFIGSNLAEALLSAGHKVRILDNFLTGKRKNIAGFTETFGGAFELIEGDLRELTTMRKAADGVEYILHQGALPSVPRSVADPALSNEINVGGTVNLLIAARDAGVRRVVFAASSSVYGDTPELPKRESMTPNPKSPYAAQKLAGEHYMRIFYEVYGLETVSLRYFNIFGPRQDPESMYAAVIPRFIMCVLSGKVPTVYGDGLQTRDFTYIDNVVEANLLACNAPKAACGKVFNIACGERVSLIDILEIVYGLAARRVTPTFESSRPGDVRDSLADISLAKNLLGYTPNVAFPVGLSRTFDYFRGADR